The window CCGTACAATCAATTCCAACAGCAGAGTCGCTGACGAATGTCCCCCAGTCTCAAGCCTCCTCTAAACCTAAGCGTGGGTTGCTGGGTGGGTTAGTCGTGGGGTTTGTTCTGGTTCTGTTCTCCTTTGTGTTGCAAGCGTTCCAGAACATCGTGATTAGTGTAATTTTCAATAAGTCCTCGATTTTTGGACTATTTGAATTCGGAGGATTTTTAACTCCCAGTGCGGGCAATGCGCTGCTGATTTTGTGGTTGCGAATGCTTGTAGTAGTGCCCTTGATGGCGATTTTAGCGATGGTTCGCTATCCATCGGTGTGGCGAGAGATTGGACAATTAGCACGCTCAAAAGATTGGCTGTTATGGTTCAATGTTTTGGCAAGTGGCTTTTTTCTGTTTTTATCCCAAGCACTACTTTATTTAGCTTTGGGGCCGATTGCTCCAGGGGTTGCCCTGACTATTTTCTTTATCTATCCGATCTTTACTCTGTTATTAGCGTGGGTGCTGTATGGTAGGCGACCGACGCTTATTAGTAACCTGGTTATTTTCAGTGTTTTGGTCGGGTTTGTGCTGATTACCCTTCCCGGTACTAGAACGACGGAACTTTCCAGTTTAGGTATTAGTGCGGCGGCGGGTGCGGGTGTTGCCTTTGCTTTTCATCTCATCCTGACGCGAATTCCTGCTAAAAAGATTAACCCCGTCCCTTTGATGTGGATTAATTATGTCCTCCTCCTTACTTTTGCTGGTTTGTGTTTAGCTGGACCTTTTCCCCAATCCTGGTGGCGTTTCGATGTCGCTCCCACGATGTGGCCGAGTCTAATCATCAGCAGTTTAGTATTAGGGGGTATTACGTTCTTGATCAATCTGCTGAGTAATATGGGGCTGAGACGGATTGATCCACGTCGAGCCTTGATTCTGGAAGCAACCGTTCCTGCTTTAACCGCGCTTTTAGCTTTGGGGATCGTGCAAAGCACCATGCAGGGGTCGCAAATTTTTGGCATGGTGATTGTTACGTTGGGAGTTGTTGCTCTGAATTTTGAGCAGCGCCGTCGCCATGCCCAAGCGGCTCAATCGGCATCGCGATCGCAAAAATAAAGGTGCGATCGCTGGGTATCATGAGAGTCCTATCGACTAGGAATTACTGTGCCATCAGTACCCTAGTCAAATATTCATGATTTGGCTAATCGCCACTTTAAGGAACGGAGAGAGAGGGATTCGAACCCTCGTTAGAGTCACCCCTAAACAGCATTTCCAGTGCTGCGCCTTCAACCGCTCGGCCATCTCTCCAGGGGAGTTATTCATTGCAGGTTTTGAATTAAGCTAATTCAGCACCCGGTTTCTAATTGTACACTAAAGTGATGACTAAATCCTATAAAATTCAAATTCATCATCGCCAAGCTGGTACTCATCATACTGTACAAGTGCCCGATGACCGCTATATCTTGCAATCGGCAGAGAATCAGGGCGTGAAGCTGCCGTTTTCCTGTCGTAATGGAGCCTGCACCGCCTGTGCCGTGCGCGTTATTCGTGGTGAAGTCTACCAGCCAGAAGCCATGGGACTTTCTCCAAATTTGCGCGACCAAGGCTATGCTCTGTTGTGTGTGAGTTATCCTCGCTCCGACCTAGAGGTAGAGACGCAGGATGAAGACGAAGTCTATGAACTTCAGTTTGGTCGCTATTTTGCCAAGGGCAAGGTGCAGTTTGGACTGCCACTGGATGAGGATTAAGGTGGACAACACAGGAGGACTAATACTCTTGGGCATGAGACTTGCTCGATTCGATTGTCTAAAACTCCCGACTAGTGAGGTTTCCCAAATCCAAAATCGACCACTTTCTCATCCAAACTGTTGTATTGGGAGTTATCCCTGCCTCCAGGGCTTCCTCTTTCTCCTGTGTCCCCATAGTCTTCACGCTTTGCGGAAGGGGGTGTTTGCTTTTGCTTAGGCTATTGGGCCTGTTATGCTGCTGTCTTTTTTTATTAGTAGGTTGCCAATCCCCCGATGTCCCCACGGGAAGAACCGTAACCGTTCAGGTGCAGCGAGTTGTCAGTGGGCAAACGCTAGATGTATTGAACCCAACCCAGCAAACTGCCTTAATTGAGCGGGTACGATTGATTGGCATTGAAGCACCCGATTTCAAGCAAGAGCCTTGGGGCACAGCAGCGAAAAATCGCCTTGAGCAAATGATTAGCCAAACGGCTAATCAGCCGATTGTCTTAAAACCTGTTTTCCTGGAACCGGATGTCCAAGAGAAAGACAGCACGGGTCGCTGGCTCGCCTATGTCTGGTATAATGGCGTTTTAATCAATGAGCAATTGGTAAAAGAAGGGTATGTGTTAGCCGCACCGCGATTGCCTAACACCAAATACGATGCTCGCCTTGCTCGTGCCCAGGAATATGCCAGACTCATGGGATATGGCATCTGGAACCCAGACCAACCCATGCGTTCGACCCCAGCCGAATTTCGTCGCCAAAATCCTTAAAGTGGCGCTGACGATGGGATGAGTATTGAGCTGGATTGGCAGGTAGACGGCAAAAACGAAAAGAATTTTGGTTTCGGGTTCATCTCCATCACTTTGGAAGACTCTGATGAGAAGTTGAGTCTTCCAACATCCCTTCAGAAGCTTTCGTGGAATGCATCTTGGGAGGATAATGAGTGGGTAAGTATAAAACCCTACTCTCACTTAATCTCTACCGTTCCACTCCTAGCGTTATTTCTGAATTGGTGTTTTAACCTATCTAAAGATGAGCCAACATACGCCCCAACAACTGCAAATTTTCTTGGACATTGCCACCGAAGCTGCTATGGCAGCGGGGGCTATCTTGAAGGACTACTGGGGCAAGTTAGACGAAGTAGAAGAGAAAGGGCGTCCTGGAGACTTAGTAACGGCTGCCGATAAAGACGCTGAAGTCGCCATCCTCAAAGTGTTAAAGCGTCATGTGCCCCATCATTCTATCCTAGCCGAGGAATCCGGTCAGATAGGAGATAACCAGAATGAATACTTGTGGGCAATTGATCCCCTGGATGGAACAACCAATTACGCTCATCAATACCCCGTTGCGGCTGTCTCCGTTGGACTCCTGGTTTCTGGAATACCTATGGTTGGAGCGATTTACAATCCCTTTCGGGATGAACTATTTAGAGCGGCAAGAGGTTTAGGAGCAACTCGTAACCGACGCCCGATTCAAGTGTCTGAAACGTCTGACCTGAGTAAAAGTCTACTCGTTACAGGTTTTGCCTACGACCGACGCGAGACTTCTGATAACAACTACGCTGAATTCTGTCACCTCACCCACCTCACCCAAGGCGTCCGCCGTAGCGGTGCCGCCTCCCTCGACCTAGCTGATGTGGCCTGCGGAAGACTGGATGGCTACTGGGAACGAGGACTTTCTCCTTGGGATATCGCGGCTGGGGTCGTGTTGGTGGAAGAAGCGGGTGGAAAAGTGACGGCTTATGATGGTAACCCCTTAAAAATTGATTCGGGTCGAATTTTAGCAACCAATGCTCATCTGCACAAACACCTAAGTACTGAACTGTTGCAGGTGCCCCCTCTTTCGGGTTGGAAATAATTGTGATAGGTATTTCACTCAGATGGGAATAATCTAATTAGTAACCCATGAACTTTCACAACGTGACTAACTATGAAAAGCTATTTTTTACAGTAACCAAACAATGTTCTGATAAAAACGACATAGCTTTACAGTGTCTTGATAAACCAAGCTGAGGTTATGAAGTTAGCGATTATACCAAAAATTAAGACATACTAGAAACAATTATTTTGGCACGGAGCTTGGACTAACCCTTATGTCTTTTCAAATTGAGCGCGGACTCTTTAAGTTTGATTTCAACGATCATCACGCCGTGATAGGTGTTCCAGTTGATGCGGATGTGAAAGAAGTCCGCAAACGATATCTTAAAATTGCTCGAAGATTACATCCTGATAGTTGCAAAGCGGCAAGTGATAGCGAAAAGAAACTAGCCAATCAGCTATTATCCAAGCTTGTTAATCCAGCCTATGAACAACTGTCTCAGGGAAATAATCGGGATTACCTGGTTACTTTAGGGCACATGGGGAGACGTTTAGCGGCAGAAGGGGCTAAAATTCCCCTCGCTAGCGAAGCCGCCAAACAATTATTCCGCTCTGGTGCTAATTTAGACAATGCTTACAAAAGCGTAGTACAAAAGCTAGCTACAACACAATATGATTCCCTTGACCAAGTCTTAGATAAAATTGCTGAAATCAGTGAACTGAATATGGTTTACCTAATGCTTAGCAAGGGTGAACTGCAAAAATCTCCTGACAGAAGACCGGAGGCTCGAACGCCTACGGGAGTCAGCCCAAAAGGCTCTCAGACAGATCCTCCAGGCCGGAAAAAAGACCCGAACGCTCCTACACCACCAGGAACAGCGGCACGTCCTGTTAGTCCGCTACCGGATTCAGGACTCACGAGAGCGGCTGAGTATATTCGCCGAGCAGAAGGGTACATGGCAAAGAACAACTTTGCCGCCGCTGTTCTGGAGTTGCGTGAGGCACTCAAGCTAGATCCAAACAATAGCCGCTGCCATAGCTTACTCGGAGCCTCTTTTTTGAAGCAAAATCAGGCGACAATGGCAAAAGTTCACCTGAATAAAGCCTTGCAACTGAATCCTAACGATGAGTTGGCTTTGAAGGGCAAAAAGCATCTCGATGCACTTCAGAACACCAACGGGGGTCAAAAATCGGCTCCTCCACCAACTTCGGGCACACAGTCCGATCAATCGGGGAAATCGCGTGGCGGTGGCTTATTTGGGGGTTTATTTGGCGGTAAGAAAAAGTAGAAAAAGTAATGGTTCATCAACCACCGGCGGGTGCACGAGATTTGCTTCCCCTGGAAGTGACTCAAAAACGTTGGATTGCCGATCGCTTACAGCAGGTCTTTCACCGCTGGGGATATCACCAGATTATTACATCGACCTTGGAGTGGTTAGATACTCTGATGGCAGGCGGAGCAATTCAGCGTTCAACCGTCATTCAGTTACAGGATGCTGAAGCGGGCACATTGGGACTGCGCCCAGAACTCACGGCTTCGATTGCTAGGGCTTTTGCCACGCGAATCGCAGGGAGTACCAATGAGGCAACGCTATCCCTACCCCAACGACTTTATTACAATGCCAATGTGTTCCGCCGACCGCCTATGGGTCACCACGGGCGTCAACTGGAATTTTACCAGTCTGGTGTTGAACTTCTGGGGGCTGGAGGACTGTTGGCAGATGCGGAAATTTTGCTGTTGTTGGCAGATTGCCTTAATCAGCTCGGTTTACAACAGTGGCATTTAATTTTAGGGGAAGCGGGGTTAACGCGATCGCTGTTTTCTCCCTTCCCCCCGTCAGTGCAAGAGAAAGTGCGAAAAGCGATCGCTCATCTGGATCGTGTCGCCTTAGAAACGCTACCCCTTTCCCCCGAATTACAAGAACGGGCGCTGTTTCTGTTTGATCTGCGGGGACGCCCGACTGATGTTTTACAAAAAGTGGCTAGTCTAGATTTAGACGCATCAGAACGCCAAATTGTGGAGCAGCTCAAAGCCCTGATCGAACGTTTAGAGCAATCCTCTCCCACTCCGTTGCCACTGATGCTCGACCTCAGCTTAGTTCAAACCTTTGAGTATTACACGGGTATTGTGTTTGAAGTCGTGAGTGACAGGGATACCAGTCAGCGAATTTTGGGCCAGGGGGGTCGTTATGACCAACTGCTGGGGCTGTATCATCCTCAGGGAGAAACCTACCCAGGAATTGGTTTTTGCCTCAATATTGAAGACCTTCACTATGTTTTACTTTCAGGGAGTCAGCTACCCAGACAAACACCTGCCAGTGATTGGTTAGTGATTCCGGAGACGACCCAGTCTGAGGCTGCGGCTTTTGCTTATGCCCAAAAGCTTAGAGAGTCTGAGCATTTAGTTCGCGTGGAGATGGATTTAGGGCAACGCTCGCCCGTAGATATCCGGGAGTATGCCCGTCGCCACCGGATTACTTACCTCGCTTGGATTAAAGCAGATGGCACACCGATGATTGAGACACTAAGTTAGGGGGTAACGCTAACTCAATATCTAGCCAACCCATCGCCCTAATCTTGGTAGGCTAGAAACACTAGCCTAAATTTGCTAGTTTGAGCCGATTGATAAGAGAGAAAACACTGTGCCACACACGATTGTTACTAATACTTGTGAAGGTGTAGCCGATTGCGTTGATGCTTGCCCCGTTGCTTGTATCCACGAAGGGCCGGGGAAAAATGTCAAAGGTACGGACTGGTACTGGATTGACTTTGCTACGTGTATTGACTGCGGCATTTGCCTCCAAGTCTGCCCAGTAGAAGGCGCGATCGTGCCGGAAGAACGCCCGGATTTGCAGGAGACTCCTTAAGCACGTTACAAAGGCTTGCTGCCACAGAGGTGATGATGGATAACAGTGCTTGTGGCAGCATTACCATTGGTGTATCTCGATGGTTCCAACTGGACGGTTTACCGGGCCTCTAGCACACTCACGTCCCACAGCTAGTCAGCCGCGTGCAAAATATTTCACCCTGTTGCTCGTAAGAATTCAAAACAGCTAAAAACGTCATAACCTGCTCCAGAAGTGCTTTAAGCCACACCAAAACCAAGAGCAATTCTTAAGTCGGCTGCCTCTTTGGTTGATCAGGGTGGATCAGTTTCAGCGTACAGTGTCTGTGCGATAGCGGAGAATGCTAAGCTAAAAGCAAAGAGCAGACTAGTACACAGCCGATGCACTAACCTGTTCATGGGGTATTTATCCAGATAGATAACTTTGATGGCTCATATCATAGCCTTGCTTTTGGCTTAGTGTGTAAAAAAAGATTATTAATACACTACTCAAATGACCAAGGATTGATCAAAATGAGAAAGTAATCGCCTTGCTGAAAAGGCAGAACGCATTGATAGCGTCTGGCGACAGGGATACCTGAGTGTAAAGATAGCAAACCTTCCTTGGAGGCGCTTCACTTACGCTTTGATGACTTCAGTGCATGATTTGTGGAACCAGTCACCTGTCCAAGAATTGACTTATCAGCAAACCTTCTGCGCTAAGGCGACGTTAGACAATGAAGAGGGCAAAATAAATACTAAGCTTGCATCTTTCTTCACTATGAGCTACTGTCTCAATCTCGACTGTGATAAGCCCCAAAATCCTGATGATGCAAAGTTTTGTCTTACTTGTGGTACAAAGTTACTCTTGAAAGACCGCTACCGGGCGACCAAACCTCTCGGTCGAGGTGGATATAGTAGAACTTTTGCTGCACTCGATCAAGACCGCCTCAACCATCCTTGTGTGATTAAGCTATTTATGATGCCACCCGATCAAGATCGAAAGGCAACAGAATTGTTTAATCAAGAAGCTGTGCGGCTATATGAACTCGGTAAACACGATCAAATTCCCGAATTTTATGCCCATTTTGAACAAAATAATCGTCTGTATTTGGTGCAAGAATTTATTGATGGGCAGACCTTATTCGATGAATTAGAAGATAGAGTTACACAGAAAGGAAACCTTTATCAAGAGAGTGAGATTCAGGATATTTTGAACGATTTGCTCCCTGTCCTCCACTTTATTCATGAGCAAGGAGTGATTCATCGGGATATCAAGCCAGCCAATATTATACGCCGTCGCCATGACGGTAAACTGATATTGATTGATTTTGGAGTTGCTAAACAAGCAACAATCAAAGCATTGGTTGAACAAGGAACAATGATTGGGACGGTGGGATATGCGCCAGCAGAACAACTTCAGTTTGGTGAAGCCTATCCGGCTAGCGATTTATACGCACTAGGGGCAACTTGTATTCATTTGTTGACGGGGATACACCCTTTTAATCTCTACAATTCTTTATCAGGCTGCTGGTTATGGCGAGAAAATATGCCATCTGCTACAACAATTAGTCCTAAGCTAGAAGATATTTTAAATAAACTGCTCCAAGTTTTGGTGAAGGAGCGCTATCAAACTGTTCATGAGGTACTCAAAGATTTAAATCCTGTTGATTGCGTTTCTGATTCTCGTCATTTCCTAAATAATGTTGATATACCTTTAGAATCAGAAAAAAATATTGATTACACGAGATTGCGAGATTTACTCGCCGAACACAATTGGAAAGAAGCTGATAAAGAAACCCGTAAAAAAATGCTAGAAGTTATGGGTCAAAAGCAGCGGGGTTATCTGGATAATGAAGATATTGAAAAGTTTCCTTCTAAAGATTTCCGCACGATTGATCGGCTGTGGTTACATTATAGTAATAAGCGCTTTGGCTTCAGTGTGCAGAAGCAACTTTGGATGGAGGAAGGTGGCAAGCCTGGAGTCTATAACTTAATAGCTTATGAAAAGTTTGGAGAGCGTGTCGGCTGGCGCGTGAATGATAATTGGAAATTATATTCTGATCTGACTTTCAACTCAAATATGGTTCCTGGACATCTTCCCCTGGGTCTAAGTATCGGATGGGGCGATGGAGCTATTGAATTAGTGGGAGTAGAGGGTGCTGTTGAGGTTGATTGTCTTTTTTCGCGTGTGGATAGTTGTGAATTATAAGTTGTAGAAGCTGGACAAACTTTGCTTGCTTCCGGGTCAACCTAAGCAAACAAAAACCTCTTTAACTACCTAGTTTAAGAGGTTTTTGGTTTTGTTAGATGAATGACCTGGCATCGAGCTATTGTCCCGTGGGGTGACCCCCAAAGTATCTTCGCCGCAGCAACGTTTCACCTCCGAGTTCGGGATGGAATCGGTGTGGTTCCATTGCGCTAGAGACACCAGGAAAGGTGTTGAAGTTGAAGAGCCTTCAAGACTGCATAGCAATATAAATCATTGTGTTTGAGGTCAAGCCCTCGGTCGGTTCGCACGCCTTGGCTGCATACATTACTGCACTTCCACCTAGCGCCGATTGACAGGTGTTCTACCTGTGACCTTACTGGATTAATTCCATGAGAGCACTCATCTTGAGGTGGGCTTCCCACTTAGATGCTTTCAGCGGTTATCCGCTCCGCACATGGCTACCCTGCGTCTACCGTTGGCACGATAACAGGTACACCAGCGGTGCGTCCCTCCCGGTCCTCTCGTACTAAGGAGGGCTCCTCTCAATGCTCTTGCGCCTGCACCGGATATGGACCGAACTGTCTCACGACGTTCTGAACCCAGCTCACGTACCGCTTTAATGGGCGAACAGCCCAACCCTTGGGACGTACTTCCGCCCCAGGTTGCGATGAGCCGACATCGAGGTGCCAAACCTCCCCGTCGATGTGGACTCTTGGGGGAGATCAGCCTGTTATCCCTAGAGTAACTTTTATCCGTTGAGCGACGGCCCTTCCATTCAGTGCCGTCGGATCACTAAGGCCGACTTTCGTCCCTGCTTGAGTTGTCACTCTCGCAGTCAAGCTCCCTTCTGCCTTTGCACTCATAGGCTGATTTCCAACCAGCCTGAGGGAACCTTTGCGCGCCTCCGTTACCTTTTAGGAGGCGACCGCCCCAGTCAAACTGCCCACCTGAAACTGTTCCTCTCCCGGCTAACGGGAAAAAGTTAGAATCCTAGCCTCGCCAGAGTGGTATCTCACCGTTGGCTCCCCAACTCCCACAAGAGTTGGTTCAGTGCCTCCCACCTATCCTGCGCAAGCGAAGCCCGGACCCAATTCCAGGCTACAGTAAAGCTTCATAGGGTCTTTCTGTCCAAGTGCAGGCAGTCCGTATCTTCACAGACATTCCTATTTCGCCGAGCCTCTCTCCGAGACAGCTCCCAGATCGTTACGCCTTTCGTGCGGGTCGGAACTTACCCGACAAGGAATTTCGCTACCTTAGGACCGTTATAGTTACGGCCGCCGTTCACCGGGGCTTCAGTCGCCAGCTTCGGATTACTCCTAACCGACTTCCTTAACCTTCCGGCACTGGGCAGGCGTCAGCCCCCATACGTCGAATTACTTCTTAGCGGAGACCTGTGTTTTTGGTAAACAGTCGCCTGGGACTCTTAACTGCGACCCACGTCTTAGGTGGGCACCCCTTCTCCCGAAGTTACGGGGTCATTTTGCCGAGTTCCTTAGAGAGAGTTATCTCGCGCCCCTCGGTATGCTCTACCACCCCACCTGTGTCGGTTTCGGGTACAGGCATATTTGGGTTTATGGTGTTGCGGGCTTTTCTAGGAAGCATGACTTATTCCACTTGGGAGCCGTAGCTCTTCGGACTCACTTCTTAGCTTATAAGCGTTTTCGCCGCTTACAATGGCCTCGAAAGTTTGCACCAGCACTACCAATCGCTGGCTGGATGAAGCCTTCTCCGTCCCCCGGCACCAACCCAAAACGGTACGGGAATGTTAACCCGTTATCCATCGACTACGCCGTTTGGCCTCGCCTTAGGCCCTGACTTACCCTCCGTGGACGAGCCTTGCGGAGGAACCCTTGGGGTTTCGGGGTTAGGGATTCTTACCCTAATTTGCGCTACTCAAGCCGACATTCTCACTTCCATACAGTCCACACCTGCTTGCCGCTAGTGCTTCTCACCATATGGAACGCTCCCCTACCGATATTATTCATATCCCACAGCTTCGGCAGAACGCTTAGCCCCGTTCATTTTCGGCGCAGGAGCGCTTGACCAGTGAGCTATTACGCACTCTTTCAAGGATGGCTGCTTCTAGGCAAACCTCCTGGTTGTCACTGCACTCCCACCTCCTTAATCACTGAGCGTTCATTTGGGGGCCTTAGCTGGTGGTCTGGGCTGTTTCCCTTTCGACGATGAAGCTTATCCCCCACCGTCTCACTGGTT of the Allocoleopsis franciscana PCC 7113 genome contains:
- a CDS encoding EamA family transporter, whose protein sequence is MGQLNKQSDDRGASDSQAAEALLRAMTQDLEHLRQNLLSQLAQDVERLQREKSQLIEDIEQLKTQRQQQLIQQQTDGVSSAGFSPNVAAKAHNENIEQLIASLDSTLRATFRSLQQDLRSYQSSLSQQLGEMHSLEKQGEAILETLVNRLRQEVPSKSSATKNSSLSSPPSHPNLSIPRRDIPGYLEEHHHYNSSNVAYPSEQSIPAVQSIPTAESLTNVPQSQASSKPKRGLLGGLVVGFVLVLFSFVLQAFQNIVISVIFNKSSIFGLFEFGGFLTPSAGNALLILWLRMLVVVPLMAILAMVRYPSVWREIGQLARSKDWLLWFNVLASGFFLFLSQALLYLALGPIAPGVALTIFFIYPIFTLLLAWVLYGRRPTLISNLVIFSVLVGFVLITLPGTRTTELSSLGISAAAGAGVAFAFHLILTRIPAKKINPVPLMWINYVLLLTFAGLCLAGPFPQSWWRFDVAPTMWPSLIISSLVLGGITFLINLLSNMGLRRIDPRRALILEATVPALTALLALGIVQSTMQGSQIFGMVIVTLGVVALNFEQRRRHAQAAQSASRSQK
- a CDS encoding 2Fe-2S iron-sulfur cluster-binding protein — translated: MTKSYKIQIHHRQAGTHHTVQVPDDRYILQSAENQGVKLPFSCRNGACTACAVRVIRGEVYQPEAMGLSPNLRDQGYALLCVSYPRSDLEVETQDEDEVYELQFGRYFAKGKVQFGLPLDED
- a CDS encoding thermonuclease family protein, producing the protein MQRVVSGQTLDVLNPTQQTALIERVRLIGIEAPDFKQEPWGTAAKNRLEQMISQTANQPIVLKPVFLEPDVQEKDSTGRWLAYVWYNGVLINEQLVKEGYVLAAPRLPNTKYDARLARAQEYARLMGYGIWNPDQPMRSTPAEFRRQNP
- a CDS encoding inositol monophosphatase family protein, translating into MSQHTPQQLQIFLDIATEAAMAAGAILKDYWGKLDEVEEKGRPGDLVTAADKDAEVAILKVLKRHVPHHSILAEESGQIGDNQNEYLWAIDPLDGTTNYAHQYPVAAVSVGLLVSGIPMVGAIYNPFRDELFRAARGLGATRNRRPIQVSETSDLSKSLLVTGFAYDRRETSDNNYAEFCHLTHLTQGVRRSGAASLDLADVACGRLDGYWERGLSPWDIAAGVVLVEEAGGKVTAYDGNPLKIDSGRILATNAHLHKHLSTELLQVPPLSGWK
- a CDS encoding J domain-containing protein is translated as MSFQIERGLFKFDFNDHHAVIGVPVDADVKEVRKRYLKIARRLHPDSCKAASDSEKKLANQLLSKLVNPAYEQLSQGNNRDYLVTLGHMGRRLAAEGAKIPLASEAAKQLFRSGANLDNAYKSVVQKLATTQYDSLDQVLDKIAEISELNMVYLMLSKGELQKSPDRRPEARTPTGVSPKGSQTDPPGRKKDPNAPTPPGTAARPVSPLPDSGLTRAAEYIRRAEGYMAKNNFAAAVLELREALKLDPNNSRCHSLLGASFLKQNQATMAKVHLNKALQLNPNDELALKGKKHLDALQNTNGGQKSAPPPTSGTQSDQSGKSRGGGLFGGLFGGKKK
- a CDS encoding ATP phosphoribosyltransferase regulatory subunit; amino-acid sequence: MVHQPPAGARDLLPLEVTQKRWIADRLQQVFHRWGYHQIITSTLEWLDTLMAGGAIQRSTVIQLQDAEAGTLGLRPELTASIARAFATRIAGSTNEATLSLPQRLYYNANVFRRPPMGHHGRQLEFYQSGVELLGAGGLLADAEILLLLADCLNQLGLQQWHLILGEAGLTRSLFSPFPPSVQEKVRKAIAHLDRVALETLPLSPELQERALFLFDLRGRPTDVLQKVASLDLDASERQIVEQLKALIERLEQSSPTPLPLMLDLSLVQTFEYYTGIVFEVVSDRDTSQRILGQGGRYDQLLGLYHPQGETYPGIGFCLNIEDLHYVLLSGSQLPRQTPASDWLVIPETTQSEAAAFAYAQKLRESEHLVRVEMDLGQRSPVDIREYARRHRITYLAWIKADGTPMIETLS
- a CDS encoding indolepyruvate ferredoxin oxidoreductase subunit alpha, translated to MPHTIVTNTCEGVADCVDACPVACIHEGPGKNVKGTDWYWIDFATCIDCGICLQVCPVEGAIVPEERPDLQETP
- a CDS encoding GUN4 domain-containing protein, with the protein product MSYCLNLDCDKPQNPDDAKFCLTCGTKLLLKDRYRATKPLGRGGYSRTFAALDQDRLNHPCVIKLFMMPPDQDRKATELFNQEAVRLYELGKHDQIPEFYAHFEQNNRLYLVQEFIDGQTLFDELEDRVTQKGNLYQESEIQDILNDLLPVLHFIHEQGVIHRDIKPANIIRRRHDGKLILIDFGVAKQATIKALVEQGTMIGTVGYAPAEQLQFGEAYPASDLYALGATCIHLLTGIHPFNLYNSLSGCWLWRENMPSATTISPKLEDILNKLLQVLVKERYQTVHEVLKDLNPVDCVSDSRHFLNNVDIPLESEKNIDYTRLRDLLAEHNWKEADKETRKKMLEVMGQKQRGYLDNEDIEKFPSKDFRTIDRLWLHYSNKRFGFSVQKQLWMEEGGKPGVYNLIAYEKFGERVGWRVNDNWKLYSDLTFNSNMVPGHLPLGLSIGWGDGAIELVGVEGAVEVDCLFSRVDSCEL